A genome region from Chloroflexaceae bacterium includes the following:
- a CDS encoding SRPBCC family protein produces MRYVGASVSGVLRAPVESVWDLVADPTRHPEIAGSGEVQAVTVPGGRMGPGVVFESQQRMRGLSYVTANRVVLWAPPYRIAWRVGFTFAPGIAQIWMFSLAPEAGGTRIENGVVLPYALPGVFPFSLIHREIARREISVIRPTFTRLASVLGVAPPVELVERYEAPAMLAAMLPSPWIQGALWTGLGAAFIGLLLRLRRSLRATAGRRKTGD; encoded by the coding sequence ATGCGATACGTCGGCGCCTCGGTGAGCGGCGTCCTGCGCGCGCCGGTGGAATCAGTGTGGGATCTGGTCGCCGACCCGACCCGTCACCCGGAGATTGCCGGAAGCGGCGAGGTTCAGGCGGTGACGGTGCCAGGGGGACGGATGGGGCCAGGCGTGGTGTTCGAGTCGCAGCAGCGTATGCGTGGGCTGTCGTATGTGACGGCGAACCGCGTAGTGCTCTGGGCGCCGCCCTACCGGATCGCCTGGCGAGTGGGCTTCACCTTTGCTCCGGGGATAGCGCAGATCTGGATGTTCAGTCTGGCGCCGGAGGCGGGCGGCACGCGGATCGAGAATGGCGTTGTGCTGCCCTACGCGCTGCCGGGGGTGTTTCCCTTCAGCCTGATCCACCGCGAGATAGCGCGGCGCGAGATATCGGTCATCAGGCCGACGTTTACACGGCTGGCGAGCGTCCTGGGCGTCGCGCCGCCAGTCGAACTAGTGGAGCGCTACGAAGCTCCGGCGATGCTGGCGGCCATGCTGCCCTCGCCATGGATTCAGGGCGCCCTGTGGACGGGTCTGGGCGCAGCCTTCATCGGTCTGCTGTTGCGCCTGCGCCGGTCGCTGCGCGCCACGGCGGGTCGGCGGAAGACAGGCGACTGA
- a CDS encoding peptidoglycan recognition protein family protein — translation MRRMLALFTLRGRHVACTLLIALVMTLASFAAAPSHAQQQGPPARVGKLALSSVADWEAGSVSGILVTNNAGGELRLADGQNFGSFVSPALKTGFPINAAGAQWRADVLDGTQLLLEVRARATPPDGDPESGWGPWQPLVAGDARSAASGSAGAFATPDVLALPADTQYLQLRVTLGSQIARASPVLEEVTLSYLNTTAATPIFAAGLPRRPILFGPPTLTQRPTVISRADWSGSIRGAQPVRGDPRGVIIHQIDASPTPAATLDFVRALTLYQTDVLGWEDLSYHYLIDAEGNLFEGRLGGPTSRVPRLAGDDAAVHVALIAPRDATATSAATGSLVSLLAWLGEAYAIPPTGNHVVVLDGQRQTRLNIAGHNDVAPEAPDPFPPLRGQLAQIRTQADASTVRARWYFAEGNVADYSQRFTFFNPTGAQADARVNLIRIGGAPTTRIVSVPPNGRADLTVNDLVQDAPALPAIVESSAPILVERTMSLTTDIDGGPGITELSRVWYFAEGSTEGNNRTYLILFNPGPTTVQATVNYFRRDGLTFEQPVTVGAQSRLVISVHDITLPDGSRPLLGANFGGQVIASQPIAVERTLRFGPAQAGLHTGRGITTLARRWHFAEGTTEGDFRMRLLVLNPNTQPARTVVTFMGPDSRAETRRYAVPPRSQLSINANEIAPNLGFSSLVEADRPIAVERALIFNGGAAGTISAGAAEPALRWAFVDGRTRDTSYILCVSNPGRLAARVTVDFNFSGGATGQQTFEVPAGARYTLSVHELYPDEDAVSAVVRSTQPIVAERSLFPGGGARGGATALGIPTGE, via the coding sequence ATGCGACGGATGTTGGCTCTCTTTACACTCCGGGGGCGCCACGTCGCCTGCACGCTTCTGATCGCGCTGGTAATGACGCTCGCGTCGTTCGCTGCGGCTCCCTCTCATGCCCAGCAGCAGGGACCGCCGGCCCGCGTCGGCAAGCTCGCCCTCTCGTCCGTCGCTGATTGGGAGGCGGGCAGCGTCAGCGGGATTCTGGTCACCAATAACGCCGGTGGTGAACTGCGTCTCGCCGACGGTCAGAACTTTGGCAGCTTCGTCTCGCCTGCACTCAAGACAGGCTTTCCGATCAACGCTGCTGGCGCTCAGTGGCGCGCAGATGTGCTCGACGGCACCCAGTTGCTGCTGGAGGTGCGCGCTCGCGCCACGCCCCCCGATGGCGACCCTGAAAGCGGCTGGGGGCCCTGGCAACCCCTCGTCGCCGGCGATGCGCGCTCCGCCGCCAGCGGGAGTGCGGGCGCCTTCGCCACTCCTGATGTGCTCGCCTTGCCCGCCGACACTCAGTACCTGCAACTGCGCGTCACCCTTGGCAGCCAGATCGCCCGCGCCTCGCCCGTCCTTGAAGAGGTCACCCTCAGCTATCTGAACACCACCGCCGCGACGCCCATCTTCGCCGCCGGTCTGCCCCGCCGCCCTATCCTCTTCGGCCCGCCCACTTTGACCCAGCGCCCCACGGTGATCAGCCGGGCCGACTGGAGCGGCAGCATCCGCGGCGCTCAACCTGTTCGCGGCGATCCGCGCGGCGTGATTATCCACCAGATTGACGCCAGCCCGACGCCTGCCGCCACCCTCGATTTCGTCCGCGCGCTTACGCTGTACCAGACTGATGTGCTCGGCTGGGAAGATCTCAGTTATCACTACCTGATTGACGCCGAGGGAAACCTCTTTGAGGGCCGTCTGGGCGGGCCAACCTCGCGTGTGCCTCGCCTGGCCGGGGACGACGCCGCCGTTCACGTCGCGCTTATCGCCCCCCGCGACGCGACGGCGACCTCTGCCGCCACCGGGTCGCTGGTGAGCCTGCTGGCCTGGCTCGGTGAAGCCTATGCCATCCCCCCCACCGGCAATCACGTCGTTGTGCTCGACGGGCAACGCCAGACCCGGCTCAACATTGCCGGGCATAACGATGTCGCTCCGGAGGCCCCCGATCCGTTCCCGCCCCTGCGCGGCCAGCTCGCCCAGATCCGCACCCAGGCAGATGCCTCCACCGTGCGCGCCCGCTGGTACTTTGCCGAGGGCAACGTAGCCGATTACAGCCAGCGGTTCACCTTCTTCAACCCCACCGGCGCCCAGGCTGATGCGCGGGTGAACCTCATCCGCATCGGCGGCGCGCCCACCACCCGCATCGTCAGCGTGCCACCCAATGGCCGCGCTGACCTGACCGTCAATGACCTGGTACAGGACGCCCCGGCCCTGCCGGCAATCGTCGAGTCCAGCGCGCCCATCCTGGTCGAGCGCACGATGAGTCTCACTACTGACATTGATGGCGGTCCCGGCATCACCGAGCTGTCGCGGGTCTGGTACTTCGCCGAAGGCTCAACCGAAGGCAACAACCGGACCTACCTGATCCTCTTCAATCCTGGTCCTACGACCGTTCAGGCAACCGTCAACTATTTTCGCCGCGATGGCCTGACCTTCGAGCAGCCCGTGACCGTGGGCGCCCAGTCGCGCCTGGTGATCTCCGTCCACGACATTACCCTTCCCGATGGCTCGCGCCCGCTGCTCGGCGCCAACTTCGGCGGACAGGTGATCGCCAGCCAGCCCATCGCCGTTGAACGCACCCTGCGGTTCGGACCGGCGCAGGCGGGCCTGCACACCGGGCGCGGCATTACCACGCTGGCGCGCCGCTGGCACTTCGCCGAAGGCACCACCGAGGGCGATTTCCGTATGCGCCTGCTGGTGCTGAACCCTAACACTCAGCCCGCTCGCACCGTCGTAACCTTTATGGGACCGGACAGCCGCGCCGAGACGCGCCGCTACGCCGTGCCGCCACGCTCGCAACTCAGCATTAATGCCAATGAAATCGCGCCGAACCTGGGGTTCAGCTCGCTGGTCGAGGCGGACCGGCCCATCGCCGTCGAGCGCGCGCTGATCTTCAACGGCGGCGCGGCGGGGACGATCAGCGCTGGCGCGGCGGAACCCGCCCTGCGCTGGGCTTTCGTTGACGGGCGCACCCGCGATACGAGCTACATTCTCTGCGTCAGCAATCCCGGTCGCCTTGCCGCCCGCGTCACGGTGGATTTCAACTTTTCCGGCGGCGCCACTGGCCAGCAAACCTTCGAGGTGCCCGCTGGCGCCCGCTATACCCTGTCCGTGCACGAACTCTACCCCGACGAGGACGCCGTCTCAGCGGTGGTACGCAGCACCCAGCCCATTGTCGCCGAACGCTCGCTCTTCCCCGGCGGCGGCGCCCGTGGCGGGGCTACGGCGCTGGGGATACCCACAGGAGAGTGA
- a CDS encoding WXG100 family type VII secretion target: protein MSDRVLSTATAREAINAFQRIVNGPLLQQISELNSQGQILSDPGNWDGRLAAEFRAQWTDTHRKLLSTQQALEELRRQIQQINQNIMQAGGNI from the coding sequence ATGAGCGACCGCGTTCTCTCCACCGCCACCGCCCGCGAAGCCATCAACGCCTTCCAGCGCATCGTCAATGGCCCGCTGCTTCAGCAGATCAGCGAATTGAACAGCCAGGGCCAGATCCTCAGCGATCCTGGCAACTGGGATGGCCGCCTGGCCGCCGAGTTCCGCGCCCAGTGGACCGACACCCACCGGAAGCTGCTCAGCACCCAGCAGGCCCTCGAGGAACTGCGCCGCCAGATCCAGCAGATCAACCAGAACATCATGCAGGCCGGCGGCAACATCTAG
- a CDS encoding FHA domain-containing protein — MRLCSRLGLVALLLLSVAPAAAFAQEAPPVLRVAEVTPTSLVVELACPGETLPALTATIDGAVYPVSAPIRSAVPLALVVVVETTPVMEESGTPRSTRLHDALTRARALLDRLPPGSLTSLVTFDATARVVLPLTPDGLAVRRALGTLVGAPGALGDQPPALGQALRLAAETLLEAPEGPQALALFAASAADAPVPPLPTGLAAARAVVDLGGADEEGRGPLAPLAADIGALYVPYAAADSAALPVRSMAVDQRLADWVGAAAPLQVRIALERMAPGRHELTLAGCSAPATVMFDVPAPDQPFRLWWVGLGAVPLVAAAMVVAWRRRTLSGTPERSGDSTKRYRAPGAVTTERRITGSLPALEVVVWDGRERRVWPVRSRQITVGRDPGCDVCIPSSWVSGLHARLSLIGDRVEITDMESTNGTLVGEPGRRLTPGVPEPLEAGEIVRVGPQVRFCVQVAASAGADATP, encoded by the coding sequence ATGCGCCTTTGTTCCCGCCTCGGCCTGGTCGCGCTATTACTGCTGAGCGTTGCGCCTGCCGCAGCCTTCGCCCAGGAAGCTCCGCCCGTCCTCCGCGTCGCCGAAGTTACTCCTACAAGTCTCGTTGTTGAACTTGCCTGTCCCGGCGAAACGCTGCCCGCCCTGACCGCGACGATTGACGGCGCGGTCTACCCCGTGAGCGCGCCGATCCGTTCCGCCGTTCCGCTAGCCCTCGTCGTGGTGGTTGAGACGACGCCGGTGATGGAAGAGTCTGGCACGCCGCGCAGTACTCGTCTGCACGACGCGCTTACGCGCGCGCGCGCGTTGCTCGACCGCCTGCCGCCTGGCTCCCTGACCAGTCTGGTGACCTTTGATGCCACCGCGCGGGTGGTGTTACCGCTGACTCCCGATGGGCTGGCCGTGCGACGGGCCCTCGGCACGCTCGTTGGCGCCCCCGGCGCCCTCGGCGACCAGCCGCCCGCCCTGGGCCAGGCGCTGCGTCTGGCCGCCGAGACGCTCCTGGAGGCGCCGGAAGGGCCGCAGGCCCTGGCGCTCTTTGCCGCCAGCGCCGCGGATGCCCCTGTGCCGCCTCTGCCCACCGGGCTGGCGGCGGCGCGCGCCGTCGTAGACCTGGGGGGCGCCGACGAGGAAGGGCGCGGTCCTCTCGCGCCGCTGGCGGCCGACATCGGCGCGCTTTACGTGCCCTACGCCGCCGCCGATAGCGCAGCGCTCCCCGTGCGGAGCATGGCCGTTGACCAGCGCCTCGCGGACTGGGTGGGCGCCGCTGCGCCGCTCCAGGTGCGGATTGCCCTGGAGCGTATGGCTCCCGGCAGGCATGAACTCACCCTTGCCGGCTGCAGCGCTCCGGCTACAGTTATGTTTGATGTTCCCGCTCCTGATCAACCCTTCCGCCTCTGGTGGGTAGGATTGGGGGCTGTACCGCTCGTCGCGGCGGCCATGGTGGTTGCCTGGCGACGCCGGACGCTCTCAGGGACCCCTGAACGTTCCGGCGACAGTACAAAACGTTATCGCGCGCCGGGGGCGGTGACGACCGAGCGGCGCATCACCGGGAGTCTGCCGGCCCTTGAAGTTGTGGTCTGGGATGGACGTGAGCGCCGGGTGTGGCCAGTACGCAGCCGGCAGATCACTGTGGGCCGGGATCCTGGCTGCGACGTCTGCATTCCCAGTAGCTGGGTTTCAGGACTGCACGCTCGTCTGTCGCTGATCGGCGATCGGGTAGAGATCACCGACATGGAGAGCACTAATGGCACCCTGGTCGGCGAACCGGGGCGACGCTTGACGCCGGGAGTGCCCGAGCCGCTTGAAGCGGGTGAGATAGTGCGCGTTGGTCCTCAGGTGCGCTTCTGTGTGCAGGTGGCGGCCTCAGCAGGCGCCGACGCCACACCGTGA
- a CDS encoding FHA domain-containing protein: protein MTQQRQEMLTVTLHWLVGDTEQTTTIVCEDSSPEMLLPLLIDGCGLPVRNERGEPIAYALRLASPAGRLLRPTERASAQGVRSGSHLWLTERSLTTPRRCLLGLPDGSEVALPPRGATVSRAWLLQALALLNPDMYHRELALLEQRRSAYRYVSNRPHCLIAPAETGPWSVSTERADVATLLNGMRIAPGAPEPLRDGDILTLGEDGLSLSITLIGDIAA from the coding sequence ATGACTCAACAACGCCAGGAGATGCTTACGGTAACCCTGCACTGGCTCGTCGGCGACACAGAGCAAACGACGACCATTGTTTGCGAGGACAGCTCACCCGAAATGCTGCTCCCGCTGCTCATTGATGGCTGCGGCCTGCCTGTACGGAACGAGCGGGGCGAACCTATCGCCTACGCCCTGCGGCTGGCCTCACCGGCGGGCAGGTTGCTGCGTCCGACTGAAAGGGCCAGTGCTCAGGGCGTGCGTTCAGGCAGCCATCTGTGGTTGACCGAACGCAGCCTCACGACACCCCGGCGTTGCCTGCTGGGTCTTCCCGATGGCAGCGAAGTGGCCCTTCCGCCACGCGGCGCTACCGTGAGCCGGGCCTGGCTGTTGCAGGCCCTGGCGCTGCTGAACCCCGATATGTACCATCGCGAACTGGCCCTGCTGGAACAGCGGCGCTCCGCCTACCGCTACGTGTCCAATCGCCCCCACTGCCTTATCGCCCCCGCCGAAACCGGTCCGTGGAGCGTCTCAACTGAACGCGCCGACGTGGCGACGCTGCTCAACGGTATGCGCATCGCTCCGGGCGCTCCCGAACCCCTGCGTGACGGCGACATCCTGACGCTCGGCGAGGACGGTCTGAGCCTGTCCATTACCCTGATCGGCGACATCGCCGCGTAG
- a CDS encoding NAD(+)/NADH kinase: MLRRVAVLYNPFSPVSIERSAKLAEWLRSRDIAVWRGVSQEARDMPGVLNDTDLMVAMGGDGTVLRAARLCFPLDIPVLAVALGHLSFMAEVQPDEVEQAIELVDQGGGWYDERALIRASLYRQDVHIADFTALNEVVLSRSEISRIVNVQVSVDGSPLTTYHADGVLVATATGSTAYALAAGGPIVDPRSRALLLVGIAPHLSRVPSMVLHEDAVVTLQLRSRHHANLAVDGRENLALQEGDEVVVRRSPRVCTFVRLRPSSQFYSQLVARLRRDE; the protein is encoded by the coding sequence ATGCTCAGGCGCGTAGCCGTTCTCTACAATCCATTCTCCCCGGTTTCCATCGAGCGTTCGGCAAAACTGGCCGAGTGGTTGCGGTCGCGAGACATAGCCGTCTGGCGTGGAGTGTCGCAAGAAGCGCGCGATATGCCAGGCGTGCTGAACGACACCGACCTGATGGTCGCGATGGGCGGGGATGGCACGGTGTTGCGAGCAGCGCGCCTGTGCTTTCCGCTTGATATTCCTGTGCTGGCGGTGGCATTGGGGCATCTGAGCTTCATGGCCGAGGTGCAACCCGATGAGGTCGAGCAGGCGATTGAACTGGTGGATCAGGGGGGCGGCTGGTATGACGAACGGGCGTTGATCCGCGCCAGTCTGTACCGCCAGGACGTACATATCGCCGACTTCACGGCGTTGAATGAAGTAGTGCTCTCGCGCAGCGAGATCAGTCGCATCGTCAATGTGCAGGTGAGCGTGGATGGTTCGCCATTGACGACCTACCACGCCGATGGGGTGCTGGTGGCGACGGCGACCGGCTCGACGGCTTATGCGCTGGCGGCGGGCGGCCCGATCGTTGATCCACGTTCGCGGGCGCTGCTGCTGGTGGGGATCGCGCCGCATCTCTCGCGAGTGCCTTCGATGGTGCTGCACGAGGACGCGGTAGTCACCCTGCAACTGCGCAGCCGCCACCATGCCAATCTGGCCGTTGATGGGCGCGAGAACCTGGCGTTGCAGGAGGGCGACGAGGTGGTCGTGCGGCGTAGCCCGCGGGTGTGCACCTTTGTGCGCTTGCGGCCAAGCAGCCAGTTCTACTCCCAACTGGTTGCCCGCCTTCGGCGGGACGAGTAA
- a CDS encoding FtsK/SpoIIIE domain-containing protein has translation MRDHTFNRPPRVRPRWAAERVELPEPPAPPEPAPTDWAQLVLPLAGAGVFASAASLGGGNPLLVGLPSGALALMGIGAALASRRAAARRAAAQYAERRAYFEDRLESQRARLRRLYDQERSARLYLWPDPGELLLIAGVTGGAPEPRLWERRPDDDDFLDLRVGSGNLPAASQAHVPPPTPAGAVDQRLLHIAAEHATLRQTPISVPLATLGSLGLAGPRPAVLALARALLWQAAVLHAPGDLRLAALYAPASAAEWEWLRWLPHTLPLNNDPSPGLRMLAGRPDVAERLTSDLLDHLSRRRERAARHETAPSAPRILVLVDGDELPGTYTAITELLRHGGPLGIATLLLVSAWSLLPESCAAMLELETHGARWTRAGDQWPRERFSPDQADLAASDQLARHLAGVRLVESGGAQDVPRSVRLFDLLGISDVSELAPPHWWNELPATAWRADVPIGAGADGQPICLDLNESRHGPHGIIAGATGAGKSVLLQSIIAALATTHPPERLQLLLIDFKGGAALMPFATLPHCAGMVTDLEGRLAERAMTAIKSELRRRKEVLKSVATAYSARIENIGDYRALAARAGLPPLPNLLIIVDEFDELARTYPGFVAELIRVVKQGRSLGVHLLLATQQPARAVSNEIRSQLTFFIALRLGSAEDSREMLLKPDAAFLPTDLPGRAFFRVGAETRLMQVAQITTPHRTGSAARAAGPRVSFLRDGREQPVTTMHDPPADQRETDLDILVRALREAAEARALTLAGWEPSRIWQPPLPARLSLAAVSGRVADGWSEPPTGSAWLRQAIGLLDLPQESRREPFSVSLADGHLVAIGAPGSGKTTLLRALVFGLAMSHTPDDLWCYLIDAGGQGLGPLAGLPHVGAHIQARERERVRRLMRMLETTIRERQEVLRAADAADLPALRAGGRRIPAILVVIDKIAVLREEFRDGHGDDEIIDDLIRIARLGRTYGVHLALSADRATDLTYRLLSLMEIRIALRLPELHDYSDLLGARVSAPIPQHLPGRALVMHPDYGPLDLHIALPGLDGDGAGGEAIEERPGALDAELTIELRQQAARLRAEWRERGAGAGPAPIELLPERLSLASLKAASEDPAPGDALSAPIGRESLTLGPAWLHLSQETPHALIIGPRRSGKTGALLCAASALIARYGPEELALFILDGPRGGLRPLRALPHTMLYVDDEAGAAMLRASLLAARAEAPARRRLVLIDDYTLCRERMRAQLTQNFGGEPNLHELLTEIAQVGGQHGEHLLVAAGVAYADDNLLRALDAGRAGLLLWPGRYDPGTRLLGVALPLADQRASEQPPGRALLVRDEERELVQLAQADAVWPS, from the coding sequence GTGCGCGATCACACCTTTAACCGGCCGCCTCGCGTGCGCCCACGCTGGGCCGCCGAGCGCGTGGAATTGCCCGAACCGCCCGCGCCGCCGGAGCCAGCGCCGACCGACTGGGCGCAACTGGTGTTGCCTCTGGCGGGCGCGGGCGTCTTCGCCAGCGCGGCCAGCCTCGGCGGCGGCAACCCGCTGCTCGTCGGCTTGCCCAGTGGCGCGCTGGCGCTGATGGGAATCGGGGCGGCGCTCGCCAGCCGTCGCGCCGCCGCGCGCCGCGCCGCCGCGCAGTATGCCGAGCGCCGCGCCTACTTCGAGGACCGCCTGGAGAGTCAGCGCGCCCGGCTGCGGCGCCTCTACGACCAGGAGCGCAGCGCGCGGCTCTATCTCTGGCCCGATCCCGGCGAACTGCTGCTGATCGCTGGCGTCACCGGCGGCGCGCCCGAGCCGCGTCTCTGGGAACGTCGCCCGGATGACGATGACTTCCTCGACCTGCGGGTGGGCAGCGGCAATCTCCCCGCAGCGAGCCAGGCGCACGTACCGCCTCCCACCCCTGCCGGCGCCGTAGACCAGCGTCTGCTGCACATCGCCGCCGAACATGCTACTCTGCGCCAGACGCCCATCAGTGTGCCCCTGGCCACGCTCGGCTCCCTCGGCCTCGCCGGGCCGCGCCCGGCGGTCCTGGCTCTGGCGCGGGCCTTGCTCTGGCAGGCGGCCGTGCTCCATGCCCCCGGCGATCTGCGGCTGGCGGCGCTCTACGCCCCTGCCAGCGCCGCCGAGTGGGAATGGCTGCGCTGGCTTCCACACACTTTGCCGCTCAACAACGACCCTTCGCCGGGTCTACGCATGCTCGCCGGGCGTCCCGATGTCGCCGAACGGCTCACCAGCGATCTGCTCGACCACCTTAGCCGGCGGAGGGAACGGGCCGCGCGACACGAGACCGCTCCTTCAGCTCCGCGCATCCTGGTGCTCGTTGACGGCGACGAACTGCCGGGGACCTACACCGCCATTACTGAACTGCTCCGCCACGGCGGCCCGCTGGGCATCGCCACGCTGCTGCTGGTTTCGGCCTGGTCGCTGCTCCCCGAGTCCTGCGCCGCGATGCTCGAACTCGAAACCCACGGCGCCCGCTGGACCCGCGCTGGCGATCAGTGGCCCCGTGAGCGTTTTTCGCCTGATCAGGCCGATCTCGCGGCCAGCGATCAACTCGCGCGTCACCTGGCCGGCGTGCGGCTGGTGGAAAGCGGCGGCGCGCAGGATGTGCCCCGCTCAGTCCGGCTCTTTGACCTGCTCGGAATCAGCGACGTGAGCGAACTGGCGCCGCCCCACTGGTGGAACGAACTGCCTGCCACCGCCTGGCGCGCCGACGTGCCGATCGGCGCCGGGGCCGATGGGCAACCCATCTGCCTCGATCTGAACGAGAGCCGCCATGGCCCCCACGGCATCATCGCCGGGGCGACCGGCGCGGGGAAGAGCGTGCTGTTACAGAGCATCATCGCCGCTCTGGCCACGACTCATCCCCCCGAGCGTCTGCAACTGCTGCTCATTGACTTCAAGGGAGGCGCCGCCCTGATGCCCTTCGCCACGCTGCCCCACTGCGCGGGGATGGTGACCGACCTCGAAGGGCGTCTGGCCGAACGGGCCATGACGGCGATCAAGAGCGAACTGCGCCGGCGCAAGGAGGTGCTCAAGAGCGTGGCCACCGCTTACAGCGCCCGCATCGAGAACATCGGCGACTATCGCGCCCTGGCCGCCCGTGCCGGCCTGCCGCCGCTGCCCAACCTGCTGATCATCGTGGACGAATTCGACGAACTGGCGCGCACCTATCCCGGCTTTGTCGCCGAGTTGATCCGCGTTGTGAAGCAGGGCCGTTCACTGGGAGTACACCTGCTCCTGGCAACCCAGCAACCCGCGCGGGCCGTCTCCAACGAGATCCGCAGCCAGCTCACCTTCTTCATCGCCCTGCGCCTGGGCAGCGCCGAGGATAGCCGTGAGATGCTGCTCAAACCCGACGCTGCCTTCCTCCCCACCGATCTGCCAGGGCGGGCCTTCTTCCGGGTCGGCGCCGAAACGCGACTGATGCAGGTGGCCCAGATCACCACGCCGCACCGCACCGGCAGCGCCGCGCGCGCTGCGGGTCCACGGGTAAGTTTTCTGCGCGATGGGCGCGAACAGCCGGTCACGACGATGCACGATCCGCCGGCTGATCAGCGCGAGACCGATCTCGACATCCTGGTGCGCGCCCTGCGCGAAGCCGCCGAGGCCCGCGCGCTCACCCTGGCCGGCTGGGAGCCATCCCGCATCTGGCAGCCCCCACTTCCCGCGCGGTTGTCACTCGCTGCTGTCAGTGGGCGCGTGGCCGACGGTTGGAGCGAACCGCCCACCGGTTCAGCCTGGCTTCGCCAGGCCATCGGCCTGCTCGATCTGCCCCAGGAGAGCCGGCGCGAGCCGTTCAGCGTCAGTCTGGCCGACGGTCACCTGGTGGCGATTGGCGCCCCCGGCAGCGGCAAAACCACCCTGCTGCGCGCCCTGGTGTTCGGCCTGGCGATGTCGCACACCCCCGACGACCTCTGGTGCTACCTGATTGACGCTGGCGGACAGGGCCTTGGCCCCCTGGCTGGATTGCCACACGTCGGGGCTCACATCCAGGCCCGCGAACGCGAACGGGTGCGCCGTTTGATGCGCATGCTCGAGACGACCATCCGCGAACGGCAGGAGGTGCTGCGTGCCGCCGACGCCGCCGATCTGCCCGCCCTGCGCGCCGGTGGCCGGCGCATTCCGGCCATTCTGGTGGTGATTGATAAAATCGCCGTATTGCGGGAAGAGTTCCGCGACGGTCATGGGGACGACGAGATAATTGACGACCTGATCCGCATCGCACGCCTTGGCCGGACCTACGGGGTGCATCTTGCGCTGAGCGCTGATCGCGCCACCGATCTCACCTACCGGCTGCTTTCGCTTATGGAGATCCGTATTGCCCTGCGCCTGCCCGAGTTGCACGACTACTCCGATCTGCTCGGCGCGCGGGTGAGCGCGCCAATCCCGCAGCACCTGCCGGGACGCGCGCTTGTTATGCACCCTGACTACGGCCCGCTGGATCTACACATCGCTCTGCCGGGCCTCGATGGCGACGGCGCCGGAGGCGAGGCCATTGAAGAACGTCCCGGCGCGCTGGACGCCGAACTGACGATCGAACTGCGCCAGCAGGCGGCACGCTTGAGGGCCGAGTGGCGCGAACGGGGCGCGGGCGCGGGGCCGGCGCCGATCGAACTGCTGCCTGAACGCCTGAGCCTTGCCTCCCTGAAAGCCGCGAGCGAGGACCCCGCCCCCGGCGACGCGCTCAGCGCGCCAATCGGCCGCGAGAGCCTGACCCTGGGCCCGGCCTGGCTCCATTTGAGCCAGGAAACACCGCATGCGCTGATCATCGGCCCGCGCCGCAGCGGTAAAACTGGCGCCCTGCTCTGCGCGGCCAGCGCCCTCATTGCCCGCTACGGGCCTGAGGAACTGGCCTTGTTCATTCTCGACGGGCCGCGCGGGGGGCTACGCCCGCTTCGCGCGCTGCCCCATACGATGCTCTACGTGGACGATGAGGCCGGCGCCGCTATGCTCCGCGCCAGCCTTCTGGCTGCTCGCGCCGAAGCGCCTGCGCGTCGCCGGCTCGTGCTGATTGATGATTACACCCTCTGCCGTGAGCGTATGCGCGCCCAGTTGACCCAGAACTTCGGCGGCGAACCTAACCTGCACGAACTCCTCACTGAGATCGCCCAGGTCGGCGGGCAGCACGGGGAGCATCTGCTGGTCGCCGCTGGCGTTGCCTACGCCGATGACAATCTGCTGCGCGCCCTTGACGCTGGCCGCGCCGGTTTATTGCTGTGGCCAGGGCGCTACGATCCCGGCACGCGGCTGCTGGGAGTCGCGCTGCCTCTCGCCGATCAGCGCGCCAGCGAACAACCCCCTGGACGGGCGCTGCTCGTGCGCGACGAGGAGCGCGAACTGGTGCAACTCGCCCAGGCCGATGCCGTGTGGCCTTCCTGA